The following proteins are co-located in the Flectobacillus major DSM 103 genome:
- a CDS encoding ABC transporter ATP-binding protein, with product MRQEEKSGQIFDFQILRRIYGFIKPYKLRFWSLVLLIMVMACVVPLNPLLIRQTIDNEIAKGDYNGLTIMLLAMLGVLLVQGLLQFVTSYMAGWLGQTVIRDIRVQLYQKILYLRLKFFDDTPIGRLVTRTVSDIETLNDVFSEGLASIAGDILQLVLITGVMFYTDWRLSVICLLTVPFMVVSTYIFKEYIKKSFNEVRMAVANLNSFVQEHITGMSIVQAFSAEDMEYKKFVAINKTHRDANIRSIWAYSVYFPVADVILAAGTGLIVWFGSKQILSHDITLGTLTAFIMFMNLFFRPIRFLADRFNTLQMGIVSTERILKLLDSDEYVANNGSYRADNLKGDVVFDKVWFAYNDEEYVLKNISFEVKQGETIALVGATGAGKSSTINLLSRFYEINKGSIFIDGRNLHDYELSSLRSKIGVVLQDVFLFSDTIENNITLGDKSITREKIVEAAKLVGAHEFIEKLPEGYMYNVMERGATLSVGQRQLISFVRALVHNPKIIVLDEATSSVDTETEEMIQNAIAKLMKGRTAIVIAHRLSTIQNAHKILVLDKGEIKEEGTHETLLEKDGWYAQLHKMQYK from the coding sequence TTGAGACAGGAAGAAAAAAGCGGTCAAATATTTGATTTTCAGATTTTAAGGAGAATTTATGGATTCATTAAGCCCTACAAGTTACGTTTTTGGTCGTTGGTTCTACTAATAATGGTAATGGCTTGTGTAGTACCACTCAATCCATTATTGATTAGACAGACTATCGACAATGAAATAGCCAAAGGTGATTATAATGGCCTGACCATAATGCTTTTGGCCATGCTAGGTGTATTGCTGGTGCAGGGTTTATTACAATTTGTTACTTCTTATATGGCTGGTTGGCTTGGACAAACGGTAATTCGTGATATTAGGGTACAGCTTTATCAAAAGATTTTGTACTTGCGGTTAAAGTTTTTTGATGATACCCCAATTGGCCGATTGGTGACAAGAACCGTTTCAGACATCGAAACGCTCAATGATGTTTTTTCTGAGGGATTGGCCTCTATTGCTGGCGACATTCTACAGTTGGTTTTGATTACAGGAGTAATGTTTTATACTGACTGGCGGCTTTCTGTTATCTGTTTGCTAACAGTGCCATTTATGGTAGTGTCAACGTATATTTTTAAGGAATATATCAAAAAATCCTTCAATGAAGTACGTATGGCCGTTGCCAACCTAAACTCGTTTGTACAAGAGCATATCACAGGAATGAGTATTGTTCAGGCATTTAGTGCTGAAGATATGGAATACAAAAAGTTTGTGGCTATCAACAAAACCCACCGAGATGCCAATATTCGTTCTATTTGGGCATATTCTGTTTATTTTCCTGTAGCCGATGTCATATTGGCAGCAGGCACAGGGCTGATTGTTTGGTTTGGCTCAAAACAAATACTAAGCCATGATATAACATTGGGTACATTAACAGCCTTTATCATGTTTATGAACCTATTTTTTAGACCGATTCGTTTTTTGGCCGACCGTTTCAATACCTTACAGATGGGTATTGTGTCGACTGAAAGAATTTTGAAATTATTAGATTCCGACGAATATGTGGCCAATAACGGTTCGTATCGTGCCGACAACCTCAAGGGCGATGTGGTATTCGATAAAGTATGGTTTGCCTATAATGATGAAGAATATGTATTGAAAAATATTTCTTTTGAAGTAAAACAAGGCGAAACCATTGCTTTGGTTGGTGCAACTGGAGCAGGCAAATCCTCGACAATTAATCTGCTAAGTAGATTTTATGAAATTAATAAGGGAAGTATCTTTATTGATGGGCGTAACTTACATGATTATGAATTGAGTAGTCTGAGAAGTAAAATAGGCGTGGTGTTACAAGATGTGTTTTTGTTTTCGGACACCATCGAGAACAATATCACCTTGGGTGATAAATCTATTACAAGAGAAAAAATTGTAGAAGCCGCCAAGTTAGTAGGAGCTCATGAGTTTATCGAAAAACTTCCTGAAGGCTATATGTACAATGTCATGGAAAGGGGAGCAACGTTGTCGGTAGGACAGCGGCAGTTGATTTCGTTTGTGAGGGCTTTGGTGCATAATCCTAAAATAATAGTACTCGATGAAGCCACATCGTCGGTCGATACCGAAACCGAAGAGATGATTCAGAATGCAATTGCTAAATTGATGAAAGGGCGTACAGCCATTGTAATTGCTCACCGTTTATCGACTATTCAGAATGCTCATAAAATTTTGGTATTAGACAAAGGCGAAATAAAAGAAGAAGGTACTCATGAAACCTTACTGGAAAAAGACGGCTGGTATGCCCAATTGCATAAAATGCAATATAAATGA
- a CDS encoding ParA family protein, with translation MGKVIAIANQKGGVGKTTTTINLAASLAALEFRTLIVDADPQANSTSGLGYNPKEIENSIYECMVDGVQVQDIIIETDLPYLHMIPSHIDLVGAEIEMINLRDREQRMKECLQTVLHEYDFVIIDCSPSLGLITINALTAADSVIIPVQCEYFALEGLGKLLNTIKIIQSRLNTALTIEGILLTMYDLRVRLSNQVVAEVTSHFQNMVFNTIIPRNIRLSESPSFGVPAIAHDSESKGAISYLNLAREILAKNGYVTQE, from the coding sequence ATGGGGAAAGTAATTGCGATTGCCAACCAAAAAGGAGGAGTTGGTAAAACTACTACCACTATCAACCTAGCAGCAAGCCTTGCGGCATTAGAATTCAGAACTTTAATTGTAGATGCCGACCCACAGGCCAATTCTACGTCTGGTTTGGGTTATAATCCAAAGGAAATTGAAAACTCAATTTATGAGTGTATGGTAGATGGAGTTCAGGTTCAAGATATTATCATTGAGACGGATTTGCCTTATTTGCACATGATTCCTTCTCATATTGATTTGGTAGGTGCCGAAATCGAAATGATTAATCTTCGTGACCGAGAACAAAGAATGAAAGAATGCCTACAAACCGTTCTTCATGAATATGACTTTGTAATTATTGACTGTTCACCGTCTTTGGGTTTAATAACTATTAATGCCCTCACTGCTGCCGATTCGGTAATTATTCCTGTTCAATGCGAATACTTTGCCTTGGAAGGGCTAGGAAAATTATTGAATACCATCAAAATTATTCAATCAAGACTGAATACTGCCTTGACAATTGAGGGTATTTTGTTGACAATGTACGACTTACGGGTACGTTTGTCTAATCAGGTGGTAGCCGAAGTAACTTCTCATTTCCAAAATATGGTATTCAATACCATTATTCCTCGAAATATTAGGTTGTCTGAATCGCCAAGTTTTGGCGTACCTGCTATTGCACATGATTCAGAAAGTAAAGGAGCGATTAGTTATCTTAATTTGGCCAGAGAAATTTTGGCAAAAAACGGATACGTAACTCAGGAATAG
- a CDS encoding POT family MFS transporter: MISNNLPETAIEEKKGSFPKAIPYILGNEAAERFSFYGMRSILSTFLVAQFYNPNAIPALQAVAEAKSNEKVHMFVALAYIMPMVGGILADWFFGKYKVILYVSILYCFGHLMLATFEKDLSMFSIGLIVIAAGAGGIKSCVSANVGDQFDASNEHLMSKVYGWFYFSINTGSVVSNILIPIIYVKYGAAWAFGVPGILMALATIIFYLGRGKYVKVPPMGINRNNFVFISVHALLNINKKQKGESWLDVAKTSYDPEKVEGVKAVYRVLAVFAFIPIFWALWDQNLAEWVLQATKLDLNTGLGFAFLPEQVQVLNPLFLVSFIPVFTYVIYPFFEKLGIKTTPLRRLGAGFFLTAVSFVIISLIQTSIDAGNHPSVWWQILAYLILAWGEIMVSITGLEYAYTNSPKSMKSTMSAIWFSTVSIGNLFVSLINENIANGGFFAQLSGASYFWFFTGLMFASTILFFIIAGRLKETRYVG; this comes from the coding sequence ATGATATCAAACAATTTGCCCGAAACTGCAATCGAAGAAAAGAAGGGCTCGTTTCCTAAAGCTATCCCGTACATTCTTGGCAATGAGGCCGCTGAACGATTCAGTTTTTACGGAATGCGTTCCATCCTATCAACCTTCTTAGTTGCCCAATTTTACAATCCCAATGCTATTCCTGCCCTTCAGGCTGTTGCCGAAGCAAAATCCAACGAGAAAGTTCACATGTTTGTTGCCTTAGCATATATCATGCCTATGGTAGGGGGGATTTTGGCCGACTGGTTTTTTGGTAAATACAAAGTGATTTTATACGTTTCGATACTGTATTGTTTTGGCCACTTAATGTTGGCTACTTTTGAAAAAGACCTTAGTATGTTTTCGATTGGTCTTATTGTAATTGCGGCCGGTGCTGGTGGTATCAAGTCATGTGTTTCGGCCAATGTTGGCGACCAGTTCGATGCTTCAAACGAGCATTTGATGTCGAAGGTATATGGTTGGTTTTATTTTTCAATTAATACGGGTTCGGTAGTATCCAATATCCTTATTCCTATTATTTATGTCAAATACGGTGCTGCTTGGGCATTTGGTGTTCCTGGTATTTTGATGGCTCTGGCTACAATTATTTTCTATTTGGGAAGAGGTAAGTATGTAAAAGTACCACCGATGGGTATCAACCGCAACAATTTTGTGTTTATTTCGGTACATGCACTTTTGAATATAAATAAAAAACAAAAGGGTGAAAGCTGGCTAGATGTTGCTAAAACAAGCTACGACCCCGAAAAGGTTGAAGGTGTAAAAGCCGTTTATCGTGTTTTGGCGGTATTTGCCTTTATTCCGATTTTCTGGGCATTATGGGATCAAAATTTGGCTGAATGGGTATTACAGGCTACCAAATTAGATTTGAACACAGGCTTAGGCTTTGCATTTTTACCAGAGCAAGTACAAGTACTCAACCCTTTATTTTTGGTAAGTTTTATTCCTGTATTTACTTATGTGATATATCCATTCTTTGAAAAATTAGGTATTAAAACTACGCCATTACGTCGCTTGGGGGCTGGTTTTTTCCTTACGGCTGTATCATTTGTGATTATTTCGTTGATTCAAACCAGTATTGATGCGGGTAATCATCCATCTGTTTGGTGGCAAATTTTAGCTTATTTGATTTTGGCTTGGGGCGAAATTATGGTGTCTATTACGGGGCTTGAATATGCTTATACCAATTCTCCCAAATCAATGAAAAGTACGATGTCGGCAATTTGGTTTTCGACCGTATCTATTGGTAACTTGTTTGTATCGTTGATTAATGAAAATATTGCCAATGGAGGATTCTTTGCACAACTAAGCGGAGCTTCTTATTTCTGGTTCTTTACGGGCTTAATGTTTGCTAGTACTATTTTGTTTTTTATTATTGCAGGGCGTTTGAAAGAAACACGATATGTGGGTTAA
- a CDS encoding DUF5683 domain-containing protein — MKKSFLARIVFINLFVLSGLIGNAQILRADTNQIKNSELAKVLEPKDTTKAKYKIIPHVATIRSAMVPGWGQIYNRQYWKVPLVAAAFGVNIYFIVDNNQKYVRFLSSYKTAYNLSSTATVPVVDFDGTTRELTAAQLKKRVDVYRRYRDGSYLILLVVWAANIVDANVTAHLKTFDLTDDISLKVQPSLSSPNVMSPVFGAKLTLAFK; from the coding sequence ATGAAAAAATCATTTTTGGCTCGAATAGTATTCATTAATTTATTCGTATTGAGTGGATTAATAGGCAACGCCCAAATTCTTCGAGCCGATACTAATCAAATTAAAAACTCGGAACTAGCAAAAGTGCTAGAACCCAAAGATACCACAAAAGCTAAGTACAAGATTATTCCACATGTGGCTACTATTCGCTCGGCAATGGTACCCGGCTGGGGACAAATCTATAATCGTCAATATTGGAAAGTGCCTTTGGTGGCTGCTGCTTTTGGGGTAAATATCTATTTTATCGTAGATAACAACCAAAAATATGTGAGGTTTTTGTCTAGTTACAAAACAGCCTATAATCTAAGCTCAACTGCAACAGTTCCTGTTGTAGATTTTGATGGAACAACACGAGAATTAACAGCAGCTCAGTTGAAAAAACGAGTAGATGTTTATCGACGCTACCGTGATGGCTCATACCTAATTTTATTGGTGGTTTGGGCTGCTAATATCGTAGATGCTAACGTAACGGCTCATTTAAAGACTTTCGACCTAACTGACGACATTTCGCTAAAGGTGCAACCTTCATTGAGTAGCCCCAATGTAATGTCGCCTGTGTTTGGAGCAAAATTGACCTTGGCTTTTAAATAA
- a CDS encoding ParB/RepB/Spo0J family partition protein, giving the protein MSKVEIPAKKRVGLGRGLGALLQDSDSVNGTTNARPANPTPIERPQRLEQISSMNEISVDLIETNPFQPRTHFDEEALNELADSIRVQGIIQPITVRQIGANKYQLISGERRLQASKRAGLRTIPAYIRTADDQQMLEMALIENIQRENLNAIEIALSYQRLITECSLKQEELGDRVGKNRTTVNNYIRLLKLPDVIQVALRDNKISMGHARAIINIDNREHQLAIFNKTIAEEWSVRKVEEAVRELSNASLMAAGLDKKGGIKQEIRSLQFRLQAYFGSKVTVKADDKGKGEIKIPFSSQEELDKILLSIKA; this is encoded by the coding sequence ATGAGTAAAGTGGAAATACCTGCAAAAAAACGTGTTGGACTTGGCAGAGGCTTAGGGGCTTTGTTACAGGACTCCGACTCAGTAAATGGAACTACCAATGCACGCCCAGCCAATCCAACGCCAATCGAGCGCCCGCAAAGGCTTGAGCAGATTAGTTCGATGAATGAGATTTCGGTGGATTTGATTGAAACCAATCCTTTCCAGCCTCGTACACACTTCGACGAGGAGGCTCTTAATGAATTAGCCGACTCGATTCGTGTGCAAGGTATCATTCAGCCTATCACAGTGCGTCAAATTGGTGCTAATAAATACCAGCTAATCTCGGGTGAGCGTCGTTTACAGGCTTCTAAAAGAGCAGGTTTGCGTACTATTCCAGCTTATATTCGCACCGCCGATGACCAACAAATGCTAGAAATGGCATTGATTGAAAACATTCAGCGTGAAAATTTGAATGCTATTGAAATAGCTTTGAGTTACCAGCGTTTGATTACCGAATGTAGCCTGAAACAAGAGGAATTAGGCGACCGTGTCGGTAAAAATCGTACAACTGTCAATAATTATATTCGTTTGCTGAAATTGCCCGATGTTATTCAGGTAGCTTTAAGAGACAATAAAATATCAATGGGACACGCTCGTGCGATTATTAATATCGACAATCGTGAACACCAGCTGGCAATTTTCAACAAAACAATTGCCGAGGAATGGTCGGTAAGAAAAGTAGAAGAAGCTGTTCGTGAGCTTTCTAATGCAAGCTTGATGGCGGCAGGGTTAGATAAAAAAGGTGGTATTAAGCAAGAAATCAGAAGCTTACAGTTTCGCTTACAAGCCTACTTTGGCTCGAAAGTTACTGTGAAAGCAGATGATAAAGGCAAAGGTGAAATAAAAATTCCATTTAGTTCACAAGAAGAATTAGATAAGATTTTGTTGTCGATAAAAGCCTAG